From Coffea arabica cultivar ET-39 chromosome 10e, Coffea Arabica ET-39 HiFi, whole genome shotgun sequence, one genomic window encodes:
- the LOC140015194 gene encoding uncharacterized protein, which produces MKQIADARRSDKEFTVGDMVYVKLHPYKQHSLKSSSCQKLAPRYFGPFPVIERVGKVAYKLQLPGHARIHPTFHVSLLKKKIGSQTVTPHLLAAINNQGQLLIEPVALLDRRIAKRGNQAATQVLVQWNAKDFNTGDVREFQACVSDRAAGGDRTVILCRLKIPKEPCEGDGKCV; this is translated from the exons ATGAAGCAAATTGCTGATGCCCGTAGGTCTGACAAAGAATTCACAGTTGGGGACATGGTTTATGTCAAATTACACCCATATAAACAACACTCCCTCAAATCATCCAGTTGTCAGAAGCTTGCTCCAAGGTATTTTGGACCTTTTCCAGTCATAGAAAGAGTAGGGAAAGTGGCCTACAAATTGCAACTCCCTGGTCATGCACGCATCCATCCAACCTTCCATGTCTCATTATTGAAAAAGAAGATAGGATCTCAGACTGTCACACCCCATTTACTAGCTGCAATCAACAATCAAGGTCAACTGCTGATCGAGCCAGTTGCTCTTCTGGATAGGCGCATCGCGAAGAGAGGGAATCAGGCAGCAACTCAGGTTTTGGTCCAATGGA ATG CCAAGGATTTCAATACTGGTGATGTGCGGGAATTCCAAGCGTGTGTGTCTGATCGTGCTGCTGGGGGTGATAGGACGGTCATCCTTTGCCGGCTTAAAATTCCCAAGGAACCATGCGAGGGTGATGGCAAATGCGTTTGA